The following proteins are co-located in the Primulina tabacum isolate GXHZ01 chromosome 11, ASM2559414v2, whole genome shotgun sequence genome:
- the LOC142519352 gene encoding uncharacterized protein LOC142519352, with translation MKYSSDSRCASVRRRGDHVERLLNYTLFIVHICIKVVTINHFIDDAVRPLAENVTLKVNNSLARVRASMLDRSPSRIQGFYTEYENSFYGPMAIANSRVTVSHIGEALRGLLEMQIRHPEVMSADDSLMGRNFYTAISVLAEAKDIGFKINLARIVSKVKGSDPEWPCLSWEKARRILIPVYTDRR, from the exons ATGAA ATATTCAAGTGACTCCAGATGCGCGTCTGTCAGGAGGCGAGGCGACCACGTCGAGAGGTTATTAAACTATACCTTGTTTATTGttcatatttgcattaaagttGTTACAATTAATCATTTTATAGATGACGCTGTGAGGCCACTTGCGGAGAACGTGACACTTAAGGTAAACAACTCGCTTGCGCGAGTTAGGGCATCGATGCTCGACCGTTCGCCTAGTAGGATTCAAGGTTTTTACACCGAATATGAGAATTCGTTCTATGGGCCCATGGCGATCGCAAACTCGCGTGTCACTGTCTCT CACATCGGCGAAGCTCTCCGTGGATTGCTTGAGATGCAGATCCGACATCCTGAAGTGATGTCGGCAGATGATTCGTTGATGGGCAGAAATTTCTACACTGCGATCTCAGTTTTGGCCGAAGCTAAAGATATCGGTTTCAAAATAAATCTGGCACGGATTGTGAGCAAAGTCAAAGGTAGTGATCCAGAATGGCCGTGTCTCTCGTGGGAAAAGGCACGAAGAATTCTCATCCCTGTCTACACAGATCGGCGCTGA
- the LOC142519650 gene encoding uncharacterized protein LOC142519650 translates to MVSTVYRNAHHGHCTWHLSQNMKTRCKKKGATEMFLHIAKIYKTFEFDIAYNDFRNRYPEAAQYLDERESLDRWTRAYCPKTSYNIMTTNGVESINARLLEERKLPIIALLDSLQKLASSWFARYRHASIASNTNLTPTIEGNLRSRFTDAQGMQFFELGCLEFDVRSRGHSAIVDLESKRCTCRVFDIDRISCAHAIAASWLAKIDLYDMCSEYYFTMSWCMAYSETVYPVPEENEWPHNINFPLVLPHLLEKRVGTRKQNRIPLIGEFSKR, encoded by the coding sequence ATGGTTTCTACTGTCTATAGAAATGCGCATCATGGTCATTGTACGTGGCATTTATCCCAAAACATGAAGACTAGATGCAAAAAGAAGGGTGCAACCGAAATGTTTTTGCACAttgcaaaaatttataaaactttCGAGTTTGATATTGCATACAATGATTTTAGGAATAGATATCCTGAGGCAGCGCAATATTTGGACGAGAGAGAATCACTTGATAGATGGACTCGAGCGTATTGTCCGAAGACCAGTTACAATATTATGACGACAAACGGGGTTGAGTCGATCAATGCTAGACTACTTGAAGAAAGGAAGCTGCCAATCATTGCACTCTTAGATTCTTTGCAGAAACTGGCCTCATCTTGGTTTGCCCGATATCGCCACGCATCAATTGCAAGTAACACTAACTTGACCCCTACGATCGAGGGGAATCTTCGTAGCAGGTTCACAGATGCCCAAGGAATGCAATTTTTTGAATTAGGATGTCTGGAGTTTGATGTTAGGAGTCGTGGACATTCGGCCATAGTGGACCTCGAATCAAAAAGATGCACATGTCGAGTTTTTGATATTGATAGAATCTCATGTGCTCATGCCATCGCAGCCAGTTGGTTAGCGAAGATTGATTTATATGATATGTGTTCAGAGTACTATTTTACGATGTCATGGTGCATGGCTTACTCAGAGACTGTGTATCCCGTTCCGGAAGAAAATGAATGGCCACACAACATTAATTTTCCATTGGTGTTGCCTCATTTGTTAGAGAAGAGAGTTGgcacaagaaaacaaaacagaATTCCTTTGATCGGTGAATTCAGCAAGAGATAG